TCATGTTAAAAGTTATTTGGTGCTGTTAGACTTGTTTGACGTAGTAGTTGCTGGCTTTCTGCACGTTTTCGGCAGACGACAACTAAAAATCTAGGCAATAACAACTTAACAGCGTCAGACAGCAGCTCCTCTAGCGCCTTAATCCTGAAGCTGAATTCAATTATGCTTTGCTGTTTGCTCGTCTTATTAGTCGGCAAAAACGTCCTAAGTCggtgtttcctttttttcccaactcTGTGACAGCGTATTAGGACGCAATTAAGGAGAACTGAACCATACCTAATTAAAAGGGCCCCACTTTTTCTGGTATATTACTCCATACTCCTAGTTTGTCCgaataaaaccaaatcaaatatttccgAAAAGCGCAAACAGAAACACCCCGATGCGTAAAATGGGGTCCCGTAAAATGAACTGAGAGAAAGATTTAGATAACGACGGACACGCTGTGACGCTGATCGTGAAACTAAATTCCTGaagtagaaaataaattacaaaaattttaaagcgaTCACTACATAATCTCATCAGCTACACGGTATAGCCCAGacaatcgaattttttttacagaaaagaCTTTAGTACCTGCTGgcataaaaattatttgtgaGATATGTTGGTATACGCTTCCTAAAGTAAATCAATTGTGAGTAAGAAGTCAAAGATATCCTTAGCATTATTTAACGTATATGCCTGTGTAAACTGTAAACCATTTCTAATTGTGGCTTGGGGATTCGAAAgtgaatttttattgagtCGTCCAGATTGCATGACGTTACAAGTTATTTTGAAGTTCTCTCAGCTTCTTCGTACTGATAATGAAGCTCCGTACAATCTTGTTCGGATATCTTGACCCATCCGGTGCTCTTAATGTGATAgactagaaaaaaacatgaattGCTCAATGATAGTCTATTTAAATTGTACATGAAAAATTTACCTCGAATGATGCCACCACTGCTTGCATCACGATAAGTTGCGTGATAGATGGCCCTACGACCCAATTCATAAGCTTCTTCATCTGTTAGGTCAGGTTTGTAGCCAGAATCAAGCACACCATATGCATATAGAGATCCAGATCCAACAGAAAAGACCTGCCCTGGGGTCCTTGTTCCATCATTATCAACGTAATACAAACCAGGGCCCttataattaataaataaaagaacagGATCACTGGATCAGTAAGAAAACGTAATTCGGTAACCAAATAGAATTTTGTAACTGCACCTTTTTATCCCATCCTGCAATCATAACTCCCATGCTTAGTCCCATGCCTTTGTAGTTGTACACCATGTTAACGAGCAGTTTCGATGCAGCGGCAACAGAAATGCGTTCTTTGTTACGAAGTTCATAAAGTCTGCACTGTTTTGAAAGAACACGTTCCCAATAAGTACAATCAGCAGCACCTAGTTTAGAATAAGATGAATATTACGCTATCACTTATAACATACCTACTCAATCATTATTATATGAAATTATTCATACCACCAGCCATTGTTCCAAGCAAAAAGTCATTgatttcaatgattttttttactgatccAGATCCTAGgtacaaaaaagaattgtgatattattttgatattataCAACTAATATTGATCCCATTTACCAATGTACTGCCCCCCAGTTGCTCGAGAATCTACAGCAAGAACAATTCCTCCTTGATATTTAAACCCTAGTGTTGTGGTACCATGGTCATAGTTTATCTTCATTTCTCTGCCATGCTCATCAACAGGGTTCTTGCTGTAGGTGTTACTAGGctaaaagaaacaatgatCATATATGATAGTGAAATGAAACAGCACTCCAAATTGTTgagaaaattcaatgaaaaaactTACACAACTCAATGGTGGCAAAGCTAGTTGACAAGGATTCCCAATAGTTTTAAACGACGACAATACATCTTCTAGCTCGTCGTGTTCAGTGGTTTTGAAGTTTGAACGAGAATTAATTCCGCAAATGTCAAAGAGAGCCATGACGATGcataaagaaatttcaaagtttGTGATATACTGTTGTCGACTGCTATGTTTTACAGTGTTGTCAATCTCACCTTTTTGGTTTTCGATCTGATTCTGTCGTCTGTCGTCTGCTGATCGTCGTCTTGATCTATGATTTCGATTTCACCGGCATTCCCTAGGTGTGTGCTGTATCAAAACATTATATTAAAGACCCGTAAGACTCGTTTAACAAATCAGAACGGATTAGACTTCCGTGTCATCAGTGAATTCGAATAGcttgcattttttttcgacaaaaccgaaaagaaatttcacgGTTGA
The sequence above is a segment of the Daphnia pulex isolate KAP4 chromosome 11, ASM2113471v1 genome. Coding sequences within it:
- the LOC124208123 gene encoding proteasome subunit beta type-5-like, whose product is MALFDICGINSRSNFKTTEHDELEDVLSSFKTIGNPCQLALPPLSCPSNTYSKNPVDEHGREMKINYDHGTTTLGFKYQGGIVLAVDSRATGGQYIGSGSVKKIIEINDFLLGTMAGGAADCTYWERVLSKQCRLYELRNKERISVAAASKLLVNMVYNYKGMGLSMGVMIAGWDKKGPGLYYVDNDGTRTPGQVFSVGSGSLYAYGVLDSGYKPDLTDEEAYELGRRAIYHATYRDASSGGIIRVYHIKSTGWVKISEQDCTELHYQYEEAERTSK